In Vibrio pomeroyi, the genomic window CGAAGTCGCGTAGCTCACTGGGTAAGACTTCAACTTAGTGATGTAACCCATCGGCGCGTCTTGGCCTTGTAGTGCATGCGCTTCTAGTACTGGGTTCGTTGCGGCTGCATCGATATCAATGCGAAGTGCCAGCGTTGAAATATCGGCAGTACCTAGCGCAAAAGTACGTTGTTGAAGTAGGTCGTCTAGCTCTGGACGTGCGAAGTGAAGAACGATAAAACCGTTTTCTGCTTTACCACGGTTAAAGTGACCATTGATAGTGTCTAGCTCCACACCGTCTTTGTGCGTTTGGAATACTTTGCCGTTCACTTCCATGCGAATGTTTTTCAACTGCGCAAGGGTCACGTTCGTGTATTTCAAAATGATCTGGTGATAAGAAAGACCACGCGGTAGCTCTAGCGTAGCGGTAGAACCTGCGGCTACATTAGAAATAGACGGTAGTTTTTTTAAACGTCGTGCCATTAGAAAATTCTCCTATCTAATGAAATTTAAATAAGAAAATCGCTTACGGATTGACTACGTTTTTAACTGGCTGGATGCGGTTAGCAACGGCCATTGTTACTAGCGCAATGCCAGCAGTAATCAGATATTTTTTCATGGTGTAACTCCGTGTTAATAAAAGCTCAAGTGAGCAAGGACACGGCAATTAAACGGGGTTATTTGGAATGGTTTACAAACACTTATTTGCAATGTGTTTGGAATAAATTTGAAAGGTTTCAAAAAAGAGCCCCGATTAACGGGGCTTTTTGCTTGCTGTCCACTTTTTACCGACTTGCAGTATGTGTTGATACTCTTCGATATCGTCAATTGTCTTCCACGGTATGCCGGTTAAATCTTCCAGATACCGCGCTGACTTGGTGGTTTT contains:
- a CDS encoding major capsid protein P2, with protein sequence MARRLKKLPSISNVAAGSTATLELPRGLSYHQIILKYTNVTLAQLKNIRMEVNGKVFQTHKDGVELDTINGHFNRGKAENGFIVLHFARPELDDLLQQRTFALGTADISTLALRIDIDAAATNPVLEAHALQGQDAPMGYITKLKSYPVSYATSGVHELDKLPTPASARIAAIHLMTDKVSHAELEVDGNIAFQAEKLLEAKIQKDAGRVPTTGKFTLDFIKENDTAQAQVLAGVQDFRIRMDLTEATAFNVLVEYLDVQQGL